The Anaeromicrobium sediminis genome includes a region encoding these proteins:
- a CDS encoding YgeY family selenium metabolism-linked hydrolase, translating into MLEIKEFMKNVEKDLIDFCQNLVRIKSFTGREEEVSRYMEKKMIELGYDEVIVDGLGSVIGRMGTGDKKLLFDSHIDTVAVDDEKDWSVDPFGGVIKDGKLFGRGSVDMKSAGAASVYAGYIAKELGLLEGKTIYVSTSVMEEDYDGEALLYEFENLGIKPDYAVICEATQCRLAIGQRGRALMKIDMEGVSAHGSAPEKGVNAVYKMVEIINRIEDLEKKYINMAGKIGEKPSIALTKIECETASYNAIPSKSTVYVDRRLIKGETYEIVENEMNEIVEGTGATWEIFKVIGKSWTGEEVVLNSFMPFWDISLEHGLTKAAFKAYEDGNERKPELMMWDFSTNGVATDKLNIPTIGFGPGDSKMAHVKDEHCPIDDIVKACEFYTNLIKNI; encoded by the coding sequence ATGTTAGAAATTAAAGAGTTTATGAAAAATGTTGAGAAGGATTTAATTGATTTTTGTCAAAATTTAGTTAGAATAAAGAGTTTTACTGGTAGAGAGGAAGAAGTATCAAGATATATGGAAAAGAAAATGATTGAATTGGGATACGATGAAGTTATAGTTGATGGATTAGGGAGTGTAATTGGAAGAATGGGGACTGGTGATAAAAAGTTATTATTTGATTCCCACATAGATACGGTTGCTGTAGATGATGAAAAGGATTGGAGTGTAGATCCCTTTGGTGGAGTAATAAAGGATGGGAAGCTATTTGGTAGAGGATCAGTAGACATGAAAAGTGCAGGGGCTGCATCTGTTTATGCAGGATATATTGCCAAAGAGCTAGGATTACTTGAAGGAAAAACTATATATGTATCCACTTCAGTTATGGAAGAAGATTATGATGGAGAAGCCCTATTATATGAATTTGAGAATTTAGGAATAAAACCAGACTATGCAGTTATATGTGAAGCTACTCAATGTAGATTAGCAATAGGTCAAAGGGGAAGGGCTTTAATGAAGATAGATATGGAAGGAGTTTCGGCCCATGGAAGTGCCCCAGAGAAGGGAGTAAATGCAGTATATAAAATGGTAGAGATAATAAATAGAATAGAAGATTTAGAGAAAAAATATATTAACATGGCAGGGAAAATAGGAGAAAAACCTTCCATAGCCCTTACAAAAATAGAATGTGAGACAGCTTCATATAATGCAATTCCATCTAAATCTACAGTTTATGTGGATCGAAGATTAATAAAAGGAGAAACTTATGAAATCGTAGAAAACGAAATGAATGAAATAGTAGAGGGAACTGGTGCAACTTGGGAGATATTTAAAGTTATAGGGAAAAGTTGGACAGGAGAAGAAGTTGTATTAAATTCGTTTATGCCATTTTGGGACATTTCATTAGAACATGGACTTACTAAAGCTGCATTTAAGGCATATGAAGATGGAAATGAAAGGAAGCCAGAATTAATGATGTGGGATTTTAGTACTAATGGAGTTGCAACAGATAAACTAAATATTCCTACTATAGGATTTGGCCCAGGAGATTCTAAAATGGCCCATGTAAAGGATGAACACTGTCCAATAGATGACATAGTTAAGGCTTGTGAATTTTATACAAATTTAATAAAAAATATATAA
- a CDS encoding cache domain-containing protein, with translation MKLTRKIKKITILSSILSTFLLLVIIGIFIFNTSYEKFNKESELIREEYYNKQKELIKYEVYRAYDYIQYYKDKTEKRLKKEMKNRVYEAHSMILNMYENNKDKSKEEIEKMIKDALKDVRFNEGQGYYFITRLDGTGIVYYPNGKPQNGNLLNVQDSEGRYVIKDMINIAKTSKEGFYEYTWTKPNKGENQYRKISFVKYFEPLDIYIGTGTYMNYMEKIVKKEVLDRVSKIRYGNDGYIFVTNYDGMALVFAQEEYLGKNVSHIRDVNGINIHNEQVKLINASGEGFVEYCWPKPNVKGIYPKITFVKGFDEWKWIFGSGAYVDEIENTIKMKKINLREEIKSNIIGITLIIFLIGGLIVSIQLYSLKRAEQAIIEEEKLYEILTNLSEDGIFILEPYGKIIESNHKGLEMISCSEQDVIKLNFKELMEEPLFKDSITKISKETYLKSKHNELIPVELHIKSIELNRKNKFIAYVRDLTKRRIYEETLKEMATIDELTEVYNRRFIINQLRLEIEKIKEIDSKVSLVLLDIDGFKRINDTYGHIFGDKILKILARTFKDNLREIDFIGRYGGEEFIVLLSNTDRIAALKIIERIKNICINLKWEYENVKTTFSAGIIEINSTNNNEDIMYYINEVDKLLYKAKKNGRNRIEII, from the coding sequence ATGAAACTGACAAGAAAAATAAAAAAAATTACTATTCTAAGTTCAATATTGTCCACATTTTTATTATTAGTTATAATAGGAATTTTTATTTTTAATACTTCCTATGAAAAATTCAATAAAGAATCAGAGCTTATAAGGGAAGAATATTATAATAAACAAAAGGAATTAATAAAATATGAAGTATATAGGGCATATGATTATATTCAGTATTATAAAGACAAGACTGAAAAAAGGCTAAAAAAAGAAATGAAAAACAGAGTCTATGAAGCCCATAGTATGATCCTTAATATGTATGAAAACAATAAAGATAAATCAAAAGAAGAAATAGAAAAAATGATTAAAGATGCATTAAAAGATGTTAGATTTAATGAGGGACAGGGATATTATTTTATTACTAGATTAGATGGTACTGGAATCGTGTATTATCCTAATGGTAAACCCCAAAATGGTAATTTGTTAAATGTCCAAGATAGTGAAGGTAGATATGTTATAAAAGACATGATTAATATAGCAAAAACTTCTAAAGAAGGTTTCTATGAATACACATGGACTAAGCCAAATAAAGGAGAAAATCAATACAGAAAGATATCCTTTGTTAAATACTTTGAACCTTTAGACATATATATTGGAACAGGAACATACATGAATTACATGGAAAAAATTGTAAAAAAAGAAGTTTTAGATAGAGTTTCAAAAATAAGATATGGAAATGATGGGTATATATTTGTAACCAATTATGATGGAATGGCTCTAGTTTTTGCACAAGAAGAATATTTAGGTAAGAATGTTAGCCATATAAGGGATGTTAATGGCATAAATATACATAATGAACAGGTAAAACTAATAAATGCCAGTGGTGAAGGATTTGTGGAATATTGTTGGCCTAAACCAAATGTTAAAGGAATATATCCTAAAATTACCTTTGTAAAGGGATTTGATGAATGGAAATGGATTTTTGGTTCAGGTGCTTATGTAGATGAAATAGAAAATACTATTAAGATGAAGAAAATAAATTTAAGGGAAGAAATTAAGTCAAATATAATAGGAATAACTCTAATTATATTTTTAATAGGAGGTCTCATAGTATCCATTCAGTTATATTCATTAAAACGAGCTGAACAGGCTATAATAGAGGAAGAAAAATTATATGAAATTTTAACAAATCTATCAGAAGATGGCATATTTATTTTGGAACCATATGGAAAAATAATTGAATCTAATCACAAAGGCTTAGAAATGATTTCATGTTCTGAACAGGATGTAATTAAATTAAATTTTAAAGAGTTAATGGAAGAACCACTATTTAAAGATAGTATTACTAAAATTAGTAAAGAAACATATTTAAAAAGTAAACATAATGAACTAATACCTGTAGAACTTCATATAAAGAGTATAGAATTAAATAGAAAAAATAAATTTATTGCCTATGTACGAGATTTAACAAAGAGAAGAATTTATGAAGAAACATTAAAAGAGATGGCCACCATAGATGAGCTTACAGAAGTTTATAACAGAAGATTTATAATTAATCAATTAAGACTTGAAATTGAAAAAATAAAGGAAATAGATAGTAAAGTATCATTAGTACTACTTGATATTGATGGATTTAAAAGGATTAATGATACCTATGGCCATATTTTTGGAGATAAGATATTAAAAATATTAGCTAGAACCTTTAAGGATAACTTAAGAGAGATAGATTTTATTGGTAGGTACGGAGGAGAAGAATTTATAGTGCTACTTTCTAATACTGATAGAATTGCAGCATTAAAAATAATAGAACGTATAAAAAATATCTGCATAAATTTAAAATGGGAATACGAAAATGTTAAGACAACTTTTAGTGCAGGTATTATAGAAATAAATTCTACAAATAATAATGAAGATATTATGTATTATATAAACGAAGTAGACAAATTATTATATAAGGCTAAAAAGAATGGTAGAAATAGGATTGAAATAATTTAA
- a CDS encoding peptide deformylase, which yields MAVRDILLLGDKRLYEKSIDIKKDEIDKARKILEELHDTMMDFKEKYGFGRAIAAPQINEFYRVIYFNLDGKSIDFINPRVEFYDDEKFQVWDDCMSFPGVEVNLERYKKCRVYYKDLEWNDCVLEFEGDLSELFQHEYDHLDGILAVLRAKDNKDLRINKSKAGCF from the coding sequence ATGGCAGTAAGGGATATTTTATTATTAGGAGATAAAAGACTTTATGAAAAATCTATAGACATAAAAAAAGATGAAATAGATAAAGCGCGTAAAATATTAGAGGAGCTTCATGATACTATGATGGATTTTAAAGAAAAGTATGGATTTGGAAGGGCCATAGCAGCTCCCCAGATAAATGAATTCTATAGAGTTATCTATTTTAATCTAGATGGAAAATCCATTGATTTTATAAATCCAAGGGTGGAATTTTATGATGATGAGAAATTCCAAGTATGGGATGATTGTATGAGTTTCCCTGGAGTAGAAGTGAATCTGGAAAGATATAAAAAGTGTAGAGTTTATTATAAGGACTTAGAGTGGAATGATTGTGTATTGGAATTTGAAGGTGATTTATCCGAGTTATTTCAACATGAATATGATCATTTAGATGGTATATTAGCCGTATTAAGAGCTAAAGATAACAAAGATCTTAGAATAAACAAATCTAAAGCAGGCTGTTTTTAA